The Bacteroidia bacterium genome includes a region encoding these proteins:
- the dtd gene encoding D-tyrosyl-tRNA(Tyr) deacylase, with protein sequence MRLLIQRVLSASVTVDNEVVGKIDKGLLILAGFQDNDTAAILEKTATKVLQLRIFSDENDKMNLSVQDIAGSLLVVSQFTLYGDTKKGNRPSFTGAAHPEAANKLYLEWLEILSQKYPQHIASGVFGASMQVALVNDGPVTIWIDSEQWK encoded by the coding sequence ATGCGTTTATTGATTCAGCGGGTGCTTAGTGCGAGCGTTACCGTTGATAATGAAGTTGTTGGTAAAATAGATAAAGGCTTGCTTATTTTAGCAGGATTCCAAGACAACGATACTGCGGCCATTTTAGAAAAAACAGCAACTAAGGTATTACAACTCAGGATATTTTCAGACGAAAATGATAAGATGAATCTTAGTGTTCAAGATATAGCGGGAAGCCTGTTGGTCGTTTCCCAGTTTACACTTTATGGAGATACCAAAAAAGGAAATAGGCCGTCATTCACAGGAGCTGCGCATCCAGAAGCGGCAAACAAACTGTATTTAGAATGGTTGGAAATCCTGTCCCAAAAATACCCGCAGCATATAGCTTCCGGAGTTTTTGGCGCATCTATGCAGGTAGCGTTGGTTAATGACGGACCCGTAACAATCTGGATAGATTCTGAGCAATGGAAATAA
- the fmt gene encoding methionyl-tRNA formyltransferase translates to MRLVFMGTSDFAVPALELLHRFHEVVCVVTAVSKPAGRGLQITASPVKKKATQLNIPVLQPEKLRSEEFINQLIDFHADLFVVVAFRMLPESVWKIPHRGTINLHASLLPDYRGAAPINWALINGETQTGVTTFKIQQEIDTGNILLQRAVEIQPEWNLEDLYQKLQTIGSELLLETINNLEKNELTEIPQPVLPNLHSAPKITKENTQINPDSEAIKVHNLIRGLSPAPCAWMWLPNQKQLKVFFSSLTNQPVEPTQIGSFRKHQGQFQLACKDFWLNLESVQSEGKKRMSGQEFARGFHVNPQIK, encoded by the coding sequence ATGCGCTTAGTGTTTATGGGAACCTCAGACTTTGCAGTTCCCGCATTAGAATTGCTGCACCGGTTTCATGAAGTAGTTTGTGTCGTTACCGCAGTAAGTAAACCCGCCGGCAGAGGACTACAAATCACTGCTTCGCCGGTCAAAAAAAAGGCAACACAGTTAAATATTCCCGTGCTTCAACCGGAAAAATTGCGCTCCGAAGAATTTATCAACCAACTAATTGATTTTCACGCAGATTTATTTGTGGTGGTAGCGTTTAGGATGCTTCCAGAATCTGTCTGGAAAATTCCTCACCGCGGTACAATCAACTTACATGCTTCATTATTACCAGATTATCGCGGAGCAGCGCCAATTAATTGGGCACTTATCAACGGAGAAACCCAAACAGGTGTTACTACTTTTAAAATTCAACAAGAAATTGATACCGGCAATATTTTGCTTCAACGTGCTGTAGAAATTCAGCCAGAATGGAATTTGGAAGATTTATACCAAAAATTACAAACCATTGGTAGTGAATTACTTCTTGAAACTATAAATAATCTTGAAAAAAACGAATTGACCGAAATTCCGCAACCGGTACTCCCCAATTTACACAGCGCACCCAAAATCACCAAAGAAAATACCCAAATAAACCCTGATTCTGAGGCTATTAAGGTTCATAATCTCATACGAGGCTTATCACCGGCACCTTGTGCATGGATGTGGCTGCCCAACCAAAAACAACTAAAAGTGTTTTTCAGCAGCCTTACAAACCAGCCCGTTGAACCAACCCAAATAGGCTCTTTCAGAAAACATCAAGGCCAATTCCAGTTAGCTTGCAAAGACTTTTGGCTGAATTTAGAAAGCGTTCAGTCAGAAGGGAAAAAAAGAATGAGCGGACAAGAATTTGCTCGAGGATTTCATGTAAATCCTCAAATCAAATAG
- the plsY gene encoding glycerol-3-phosphate 1-O-acyltransferase PlsY: MIEYYPILLLTILAYFIGSIPAAVWIGRYFYGLDVREYGSGNAGSTNVYRTLGIKAGIAVQLIDLSKGYLAASLASIFYNDLALFEATNYPLLKLAFGMAAVVGHIFPAFAEFRGGKGINTLLGMMLAIHFWASLACLITFIIVLIISHYVSLGSILGTLTFPLYLIISAIILAKEPNHVLIIFGFIIFMIVVMTHQKNIQRIIRGNESKVSFLQKLKRRRH, from the coding sequence ATGATTGAATACTATCCGATACTACTTCTGACGATTTTAGCCTATTTTATTGGTTCTATACCGGCTGCGGTATGGATTGGTCGGTATTTTTATGGCTTGGACGTTCGAGAATATGGCAGCGGAAATGCCGGAAGCACCAATGTATATCGTACTTTGGGTATAAAAGCCGGTATTGCCGTTCAACTTATAGACCTTTCAAAGGGCTATTTAGCGGCATCTTTAGCGAGTATTTTCTATAATGACTTAGCTCTATTTGAGGCTACTAACTATCCATTATTAAAGTTAGCGTTTGGTATGGCTGCCGTTGTGGGGCATATATTTCCGGCATTTGCAGAGTTTCGGGGCGGAAAAGGTATTAATACCTTGCTCGGTATGATGTTAGCCATTCACTTTTGGGCTTCATTAGCTTGCTTGATTACGTTTATCATCGTGCTGATTATTTCTCATTACGTTTCATTAGGCTCCATTTTGGGAACTTTAACTTTTCCGTTATACCTCATAATTTCTGCTATTATTTTGGCCAAAGAGCCGAACCACGTGCTGATTATTTTTGGATTTATTATTTTTATGATTGTGGTGATGACTCACCAAAAAAACATCCAGCGAATAATTCGGGGCAATGAAAGTAAGGTTTCATTTTTACAGAAGTTAAAACGGCGGCGGCATTAG
- a CDS encoding S9 family peptidase, whose product MIRNLILCVIIAMASILNSCKQQEKETPAPLIDVKTFFKNGEKSSFRISPDGNYFSYRSDYKGKMNIFVQKLNDSTAVRVTNDTLRSISSYFWKGDRIVYAQDIGGDENFQLFSVKVDGTDLKALTPFLGVRSDIIDALLDISGKEKELIVQINKRVKEYADPYLLNIETAKLTLLYDNKENYNSWVTDNNGIIRLASKTDGVNITWDYRNSDKDAFTTLITTSFKEAFSPASFDKDNKLIYALSNIGRDKTILVEYDPITKKEIKELFADNNYDLGDVNYDRKKQSLTSVNWEAEKPKRHFFDKEWEEIQNGLDKKFEGYQTSIVSYNDARTKAIVWKGNDRMPGKYYLYDFKTKDTKEVANPYPWIEEKQMSHTKPITYKSRDGLEIHGYLTLPLGVEPKNLPVLINPHGGPWARDGWGYNPEIQFLANRGYAVLQMNFRGSTGYGKKFWEASFKQWGKTMQDDITDGVEWLKKEGIADGKRIAIYGGSYGGYATLAGITFTPDLYAAAVDYVGVSNLFTFMNTIPPYWKPYLDQIYEMVGNPKKDSLLLAEASPALHTDKIKAPLFIAQGANDPRVNKAESDQIVEALKKRGVDVEYMVKNDEGHGFHNQDNQYDFYGAMEKFLEKHLKPQK is encoded by the coding sequence ATGATTAGAAATTTAATCCTATGTGTTATCATTGCTATGGCATCAATTTTAAATTCTTGTAAACAACAAGAAAAAGAAACACCTGCACCGCTGATCGATGTGAAAACATTTTTCAAAAACGGAGAAAAAAGCTCATTTCGCATTTCACCTGACGGAAATTATTTTAGCTATAGATCAGATTACAAAGGAAAGATGAACATTTTTGTTCAAAAGCTAAACGACAGCACCGCTGTTCGTGTTACTAACGACACATTAAGAAGCATTTCAAGTTATTTTTGGAAAGGCGACAGGATTGTGTATGCACAAGACATAGGCGGTGATGAAAATTTTCAATTGTTTTCCGTAAAAGTGGACGGAACAGACCTAAAAGCATTAACACCTTTTCTGGGCGTAAGAAGCGATATTATTGACGCTTTATTAGACATAAGTGGAAAAGAAAAAGAACTGATTGTCCAAATTAACAAACGAGTAAAAGAATATGCCGACCCCTATCTGTTGAATATCGAAACAGCTAAATTAACCTTGCTTTATGACAACAAAGAAAACTATAACAGTTGGGTTACCGACAATAATGGTATTATCCGTCTTGCTTCTAAAACAGACGGTGTAAACATTACTTGGGATTACCGAAATTCCGACAAAGATGCTTTTACAACATTAATTACCACTTCATTCAAAGAAGCTTTTTCACCCGCATCCTTCGACAAGGACAACAAACTTATTTATGCTCTTAGCAATATCGGCAGAGATAAAACTATCTTGGTTGAATACGACCCCATAACAAAAAAGGAAATAAAAGAATTATTTGCCGATAATAACTATGATTTAGGCGATGTAAATTACGACAGAAAAAAACAATCACTAACTTCTGTAAATTGGGAAGCAGAAAAGCCGAAAAGGCATTTCTTTGACAAAGAATGGGAAGAAATCCAAAACGGCTTGGACAAAAAGTTTGAAGGCTACCAAACAAGCATTGTAAGCTATAACGATGCCCGAACCAAAGCCATCGTTTGGAAAGGCAATGACAGAATGCCCGGCAAATACTATCTCTACGACTTCAAAACAAAAGACACCAAAGAAGTTGCCAATCCTTACCCATGGATTGAAGAAAAACAAATGAGCCACACAAAACCAATAACATACAAATCCCGTGATGGTTTAGAAATTCATGGTTATTTGACACTTCCACTTGGTGTAGAACCCAAAAATCTTCCAGTACTTATCAATCCGCACGGTGGTCCTTGGGCAAGAGACGGCTGGGGTTATAATCCTGAAATTCAGTTTTTGGCTAATCGTGGCTATGCCGTTTTGCAAATGAACTTTAGAGGAAGCACAGGTTACGGTAAGAAATTTTGGGAAGCAAGTTTCAAACAATGGGGTAAAACAATGCAAGACGACATAACAGATGGCGTAGAATGGCTGAAAAAGGAAGGCATTGCCGATGGAAAACGAATTGCTATTTATGGTGGTAGCTATGGAGGTTATGCAACACTTGCAGGCATTACATTTACACCCGACTTATACGCTGCTGCTGTAGATTATGTTGGCGTAAGCAATCTGTTTACATTTATGAATACAATTCCACCATATTGGAAACCTTACCTTGACCAAATTTACGAAATGGTTGGTAACCCTAAAAAGGACAGCCTATTACTTGCAGAAGCTTCGCCAGCCTTACATACTGATAAAATAAAAGCACCTTTGTTCATCGCACAAGGAGCAAACGACCCAAGAGTAAATAAAGCAGAAAGCGACCAAATAGTAGAAGCCCTAAAAAAACGAGGCGTAGATGTGGAATATATGGTTAAAAATGACGAAGGACACGGCTTCCATAATCAAGATAACCAATATGACTTTTATGGCGCTATGGAAAAGTTTTTGGAAAAACATTTAAAACCCCAAAAATAA
- a CDS encoding tetratricopeptide repeat protein: MKKLTLTLFYGILSLCLVFAKTGKEAFLVGKDTYDSGKYQEAISLFQESITLEPQHYTAKGSYMIALCYKKMNQCDQAKTYFITAWKHSPTDGGASSKAKFQEQVERCNLSFQEITGQTETKTTTTTPTNIPNNTSPNPAPESSSSSWVIIGIVISIAVLVIWFLRKKNIESQKAITTQEDIQTQLDLKEIYHTAFDDQLWQKLAQQYEPNMVNQTQISWQLNYNSLQTDPNPQSVQDLLMKVRQLKRDPDMIFKEID; encoded by the coding sequence ATGAAAAAACTAACACTTACACTTTTTTATGGCATTTTAAGCCTTTGTTTAGTATTTGCAAAAACCGGCAAAGAAGCGTTTCTGGTAGGTAAAGATACTTATGATAGCGGAAAGTATCAGGAAGCTATTTCTTTGTTTCAAGAATCAATTACTTTAGAACCACAACATTACACTGCCAAAGGAAGCTATATGATAGCTTTATGTTATAAAAAAATGAACCAATGCGATCAAGCGAAAACCTATTTTATAACCGCATGGAAACATAGCCCTACGGACGGCGGAGCCAGCTCCAAAGCTAAATTTCAAGAACAAGTTGAACGCTGTAACCTTAGCTTTCAGGAAATTACCGGCCAAACAGAAACAAAAACAACCACAACAACTCCTACAAATATTCCCAATAATACCTCCCCTAACCCAGCCCCTGAATCCTCCTCGTCTTCATGGGTAATTATTGGAATCGTGATTTCAATAGCCGTTTTAGTCATTTGGTTTCTGCGTAAGAAAAATATAGAATCCCAAAAAGCCATAACCACCCAAGAGGACATTCAAACCCAATTAGACCTAAAAGAAATTTACCATACTGCTTTTGACGACCAACTCTGGCAGAAACTTGCCCAACAATATGAACCAAACATGGTTAATCAAACACAAATTAGTTGGCAATTAAACTATAACTCTCTTCAAACAGACCCCAATCCACAGTCAGTTCAAGATTTACTCATGAAAGTTCGCCAACTAAAAAGAGATCCGGATATGATATTTAAGGAAATTGATTGA
- a CDS encoding formylglycine-generating enzyme family protein: MITNLLRSSPWVIWFWVLFLPLQLSAQKDVPLPRIVLPNTIRTGYNSFVEKGEVTNFQWKEFLYAVSKDSGEVTARKYLPYFKLGELWQRYFFDTQYDDYPVVGISWEQVQTYCHWRSRQINILWKNRKLTYADPKAVPVLPGKADYEVFELIFRLPKPREFDELLEQSLHGCPGYPIGDETAINSELYFNVQVGINRLMPIRNAANSKPLTNGILNLLGNVAEMTQTKGIAKGGSWYHGLNQTIIGSEIEYQEPASWLGFRCVIEFMAK; encoded by the coding sequence ATGATTACAAACTTACTTAGAAGTTCACCTTGGGTTATTTGGTTCTGGGTGCTATTTTTGCCCTTGCAGCTAAGTGCTCAAAAAGATGTTCCTTTGCCGCGTATAGTGCTGCCAAACACAATACGCACCGGATATAATTCATTTGTAGAGAAAGGCGAAGTTACTAATTTTCAATGGAAAGAATTTTTATATGCTGTTTCTAAGGATTCGGGCGAGGTAACTGCCCGTAAATATTTGCCGTACTTTAAGTTAGGGGAACTATGGCAACGTTATTTTTTTGATACACAGTATGATGACTATCCGGTAGTTGGAATTAGCTGGGAACAGGTACAAACATATTGCCATTGGCGCAGCCGGCAAATTAATATACTCTGGAAAAACAGAAAGCTAACGTATGCAGATCCCAAAGCAGTACCTGTCTTGCCCGGAAAGGCTGATTATGAAGTATTTGAACTGATATTCCGTTTACCTAAACCCAGAGAATTTGATGAACTGTTAGAGCAAAGTTTACATGGATGCCCCGGCTACCCTATCGGGGATGAAACGGCTATCAATAGTGAACTCTATTTTAATGTGCAGGTTGGTATTAACCGCCTAATGCCAATCCGAAATGCGGCTAACAGCAAGCCATTAACAAACGGTATTCTAAACCTGCTGGGCAATGTTGCCGAAATGACCCAAACAAAAGGAATAGCTAAGGGCGGAAGTTGGTATCACGGGCTTAATCAAACAATAATTGGGTCAGAAATTGAATATCAAGAACCTGCCTCTTGGCTCGGATTCCGATGTGTTATAGAATTTATGGCTAAATAA
- a CDS encoding T9SS type A sorting domain-containing protein, which translates to MKTNNSKCLWLEPKTTNKIGLVITLILASFFGNTYAQKLSAGWSHSAFLCNNGNTINTWGANASGQLGNNTNIEQTLPVIVNNLTGAKAIAAGYQHTLVLRNDSTVWAWGDNTDGQLGNGTNTSSTVPAQIQGLTGVIAISAGTAGYHSIALKSDGSVWTWGRNTHGQLGDGTNNSSNVPVQVPNLTNIIKIAGGEYHSLALKNDGTVWAWGRNGTGQLGNGNTANSNIPVQVNGLTNVISISGGRYFSMALKSDNTVWTWGENLYGQLGNGSTTDSNVPVQVSNLTDATAIAGAAFHAIVIKSNGTLAAWGRNQNGQLGDGTTTNSSVPVAVSALTNVTEIAGGTNYSLAMTSGNSVFAWGRNANGQLGDGTLIDKNIPNTVQSLCPTLTALGSDRKISAGWSHSFYVCPNNGSVDGWGANTFGQVGNGTTTGQLSPVSVSGLTDVKSIAAGYQHTLALKTDNTVWAWGDNGFGQLGNGTNTSSSVPVNIVSLTNIVSAITGGTAGYHSLALRSDGTVWAWGRNTDGQLGDGTNTNSNVPVQVLGLTNIIAIGGGEYHSLALKNDGTVWAWGRNSKGQLGNGTIVNSNVPVQVSGATNIIAVAAGRFYSIALRSDSTVWTWGENLYGQLGNGTTTDSYVPVQVSGLTDAIGVAGGAFHAFAIKGNKTAVSWGRNTYGNLGNGTTANSSVPLAVTGLNNVVTIAGGTNYSLALTENDSLYAFGRNPDGQLGFGNNNDAHIPTIVDSLCNTPVTTTGNLIQVSFTVFPNPSVDGVFYISDENHISHIVVYDMLGKKVFEARNTESSQNIIDLSNQQSGIYTVKMELNGKTYSLKLVKQ; encoded by the coding sequence ATGAAAACAAATAATTCAAAATGCCTTTGGCTTGAGCCCAAAACTACCAACAAAATAGGTTTAGTAATAACGCTCATATTAGCTTCTTTTTTCGGTAACACTTATGCGCAAAAACTATCTGCGGGATGGTCGCATTCGGCTTTCTTATGTAATAATGGAAATACCATAAACACTTGGGGCGCAAATGCTTCTGGGCAGCTCGGTAATAATACCAATATCGAACAAACTTTACCGGTGATAGTAAATAACTTGACAGGAGCCAAAGCTATTGCTGCCGGATACCAGCACACATTGGTTTTACGTAATGATAGCACCGTTTGGGCTTGGGGAGACAATACAGACGGACAATTAGGCAATGGCACGAACACCAGCTCTACAGTTCCTGCCCAAATACAAGGGCTAACAGGCGTAATTGCCATATCAGCCGGAACAGCCGGTTATCATTCCATAGCATTAAAGTCAGATGGCTCTGTGTGGACTTGGGGCAGAAATACCCATGGACAATTAGGGGACGGAACCAATAACAGCAGTAATGTACCGGTACAAGTTCCTAATCTAACCAATATCATCAAAATTGCCGGCGGCGAATATCACTCATTAGCCCTCAAAAACGATGGTACCGTTTGGGCATGGGGCAGAAATGGAACCGGACAATTAGGTAACGGAAACACCGCAAACAGTAATATTCCGGTTCAAGTAAATGGCCTAACGAACGTTATTTCTATTTCCGGCGGGCGTTATTTTTCTATGGCACTAAAAAGTGATAATACCGTTTGGACTTGGGGAGAAAACCTCTATGGACAATTGGGTAACGGAAGTACCACAGACAGCAATGTTCCCGTTCAGGTGAGCAACCTCACTGACGCTACTGCTATCGCCGGTGCCGCGTTTCATGCAATCGTGATAAAAAGTAATGGAACGCTGGCCGCCTGGGGCAGAAACCAAAATGGACAACTCGGAGACGGAACAACAACAAACAGTTCCGTACCGGTCGCAGTTTCAGCACTTACCAACGTTACCGAAATTGCCGGTGGAACAAACTACTCATTAGCAATGACATCCGGAAATAGCGTTTTTGCATGGGGCAGAAATGCTAACGGACAGTTAGGAGATGGAACTTTAATAGATAAAAATATACCCAATACAGTTCAATCTTTATGCCCAACCCTAACAGCATTAGGCAGCGACCGCAAAATATCAGCCGGTTGGTCTCATTCTTTCTATGTATGCCCAAATAATGGTAGCGTAGATGGCTGGGGAGCTAACACTTTTGGGCAAGTAGGTAATGGAACTACTACAGGGCAGCTTTCTCCGGTTTCAGTTTCCGGATTAACGGATGTGAAGTCCATTGCTGCCGGATACCAACATACCTTAGCTCTAAAAACAGATAATACCGTCTGGGCTTGGGGAGATAATGGCTTTGGGCAGTTAGGAAACGGAACGAATACCAGCAGTAGTGTTCCGGTAAATATTGTGTCATTAACCAATATAGTTTCAGCCATTACCGGCGGCACGGCAGGCTATCATTCGCTGGCACTTAGGTCTGACGGAACCGTTTGGGCTTGGGGCAGAAACACAGATGGCCAGTTAGGTGATGGAACCAACACCAATTCAAACGTTCCTGTTCAGGTTTTGGGACTTACTAACATCATAGCTATCGGTGGCGGCGAATATCATTCATTAGCCCTCAAAAACGATGGTACTGTGTGGGCTTGGGGCAGAAACTCCAAAGGCCAATTGGGTAATGGAACTATTGTAAACTCTAATGTTCCGGTTCAGGTAAGTGGTGCAACCAACATCATTGCTGTAGCAGCCGGACGTTTTTATTCTATTGCATTAAGAAGCGACAGCACCGTCTGGACTTGGGGCGAAAATCTCTATGGCCAGTTAGGAAACGGAACTACTACCGATAGCTATGTACCCGTTCAGGTGAGCGGATTAACCGATGCCATAGGAGTTGCCGGCGGAGCCTTCCACGCATTTGCCATTAAAGGAAACAAAACAGCCGTATCTTGGGGCAGAAATACTTACGGTAACTTAGGAAATGGCACTACTGCCAATAGTTCCGTACCACTCGCTGTAACCGGCCTTAATAATGTTGTAACCATTGCAGGAGGTACAAATTATTCACTTGCATTAACAGAAAATGACTCCTTATATGCCTTTGGCAGAAACCCTGACGGACAACTCGGATTTGGGAATAATAACGATGCCCATATTCCTACAATAGTTGATTCTCTATGTAATACTCCGGTTACAACTACCGGTAATTTGATACAAGTTTCATTTACGGTATTTCCCAACCCTTCTGTTGATGGAGTCTTTTATATTTCCGATGAAAACCACATATCACATATAGTCGTATATGATATGCTCGGTAAAAAAGTTTTTGAAGCCAGAAATACTGAGTCTTCCCAAAATATAATTGACCTATCAAACCAGCAAAGTGGAATTTATACCGTAAAGATGGAGTTAAACGGCAAAACCTACAGTCTAAAATTAGTAAAACAATAA
- a CDS encoding T9SS type A sorting domain-containing protein gives MKHLKITTLLFFYFGWINIVSAQKIAAGGWHSVIICSDNSAKAFGENATGELGNGSNTDSNVPVSTGLTDVIAVSAGGDQLEAHSMALKSDGSVWAWGSNLYGGLGNASTTSTNTPVQTLLLNNIIAISAGGWHSVALKNDGTVWTWGWNKDGQLGDGSTTDKIIATQVPGLTNVIQIAAGTYHVLALKNDGTVWAWGDNISGQIGNGTTGTDATSPVQVSGLTNVVKITAGRFFSLAVKNDGTVWAWGENLYGQLGDGTNTDRNIPVQVSGLTNVTSAIAATGAFHCMAVKSDNTVWAWGRNTYGNLGDNTLTHSSLPVQMIGASDVAGMAAGTNFSILYKTDGTFWGCGRNASGQLGDGTFTQHNVLTQSTGVCQIASNLPTDYLNNKLNLTAFPNPSNTGIFQLNCSELPNNISKLQLEVFDIKGQKVFEQNIDTNNINTSILIDLSSQSDGIYALNITVNGFRVSQKLNKH, from the coding sequence ATGAAACACTTAAAAATAACAACACTCTTATTTTTCTATTTTGGATGGATTAATATAGTATCTGCGCAAAAAATTGCGGCTGGCGGCTGGCATTCCGTCATCATCTGTAGCGACAACTCGGCTAAAGCATTTGGGGAAAATGCTACCGGTGAATTAGGAAATGGAAGCAATACAGACAGCAATGTACCGGTTTCTACCGGCTTGACTGACGTAATTGCTGTTTCTGCCGGTGGAGACCAATTAGAAGCCCATTCTATGGCACTAAAAAGCGACGGAAGCGTTTGGGCTTGGGGTAGCAACTTGTATGGCGGGCTTGGAAATGCCAGCACAACCAGCACAAACACCCCCGTTCAAACACTACTTCTGAACAACATCATCGCTATATCAGCGGGCGGCTGGCATTCAGTAGCCCTAAAAAATGACGGAACAGTCTGGACTTGGGGCTGGAACAAAGACGGACAACTGGGAGACGGTAGCACTACCGACAAAATCATCGCAACTCAAGTGCCCGGACTCACAAACGTTATACAGATTGCTGCCGGAACTTATCACGTACTTGCCCTAAAAAATGACGGAACAGTCTGGGCTTGGGGTGATAACATAAGCGGCCAAATCGGCAACGGAACCACCGGCACAGACGCAACCTCACCTGTTCAAGTATCAGGACTAACCAATGTAGTCAAAATTACCGCCGGCAGATTTTTCTCATTAGCTGTAAAAAATGACGGAACAGTCTGGGCTTGGGGTGAAAATCTCTATGGCCAACTAGGAGACGGCACAAATACCGACAGAAACATTCCGGTGCAAGTAAGCGGCCTCACAAATGTAACTTCGGCAATAGCCGCCACAGGAGCATTTCACTGCATGGCTGTTAAAAGTGATAACACCGTTTGGGCTTGGGGTAGAAACACTTATGGCAACTTAGGCGATAACACTCTAACCCACAGCTCATTGCCCGTTCAGATGATAGGTGCTTCAGATGTTGCCGGAATGGCAGCAGGAACTAATTTCTCTATCTTATACAAAACAGACGGAACATTTTGGGGCTGCGGTAGAAATGCCAGCGGACAACTCGGAGACGGAACATTTACACAACACAATGTCCTTACCCAATCTACCGGCGTTTGCCAAATCGCCTCAAACCTTCCAACAGATTATCTAAATAATAAACTTAATCTCACCGCTTTTCCAAATCCATCAAATACCGGAATTTTTCAACTAAACTGTTCAGAACTACCCAACAATATATCAAAACTTCAATTAGAAGTTTTTGACATCAAAGGTCAAAAAGTTTTTGAGCAAAATATTGATACAAACAATATTAACACTTCGATACTAATAGACCTTTCCAGCCAATCTGATGGAATCTACGCTCTCAACATTACAGTAAACGGGTTTAGAGTTTCCCAAAAACTCAACAAACATTAA